One window of the Anopheles cruzii chromosome 2, idAnoCruzAS_RS32_06, whole genome shotgun sequence genome contains the following:
- the LOC128278038 gene encoding charged multivesicular body protein 1B2, which produces MSISAMEKHMFNLKFAVKDLERNAKKCEKEEKAEILKTKKAIQKGNTEVARIHAENAIRQKNQSLNYLRMSARVDAVASRVQTALTTRNVTNSMAGVVKAMDAAMKGMNLEKISGLMDKFESQFEDLDVQSSYMENTMSQTTTTSVPQDDVESLMQRVADEAGLELNMELPSGPSNVSIGSASQISMEQDELTARLARLRQAE; this is translated from the exons ttgcAGTGAAGGACCTTGAACGGAACGCCAAGAAGTGTGAGAAGGAAGAGAAAGCGGAAATTCTGAAGACCAAGAAGGCGATCCAAAAGGGCAACACCGAGGTCGCGCGAATCCACGCCGAGAATGCCATTCGACAGAAGAATCAATCGCTCAACTATCTGCGGATGAGTGCTCGGGTTGATGCCGTAGCCAGCCGTGTCCAGACCGCTCTCACCACGCGCAACGTAACTAACTCGATGGCTGGCGTAGTGAAGGCGATGGACGCAGCGATGAAAGGTATGAACTTGGAAAAAATCTCTGGTCTGATGGACAAGTTCGAGTCACAGTTTGAGGACCTGGATGTTCAGAGTTCGTACATGGAAAACACCATGTCGCAAACAACGACCACGTCGGTTCCACAGGATGACGTCGAATCGCTTATGCAAAGAGTTGCGGATGAAGCAGG GCTCGAGCTGAATATGGAACTACCTTCCGGACCATCGAACGTATCAATCGGTTCTGCGTCACAGATCTCGATGGAACAGGATGAACTGACCGCCCGTCTCGCGCGTCTACGGCAAGCAGAATAG